From the genome of Anopheles moucheti chromosome 3, idAnoMoucSN_F20_07, whole genome shotgun sequence, one region includes:
- the LOC128303900 gene encoding tetratricopeptide repeat protein 19 homolog, mitochondrial translates to MFRTATTSTLASRFFISINHPRIAPLTIPLASLTNHAPITSDGTAQHRYSRTRDEQHHQQRKKRTGPLRFLAASSFLSWFSKKSDDENTPESQLITIIKRSILSIQKEEYQKAEQMLHLALKMAQELQSKDGITYIYDIMANLAMEVGDFAKAEKLFVNVMQRLFSDGFLEDHIKMLHISSKIAHLAQLQGHLDKAAQGFEWTLAKLEEKLKQLGDNNGKEIRELWGITKNWYAQLLMDCKRFAEAKQAFLQAYEAYTEIHGKLTEEGLTILNNLSVACSNLEDYASAERFLKEAISLAAQIPDLSEAGVYKANLGLLYLQQGLLRQASEFCTFAWRYGTQHKHEETVIQANYCLEQIKAMQK, encoded by the exons ATGTTTCGCACGGCAACGACTTCTACACTTGCCTCGCggtttttcatttccatcaATCATCCCCGAATAGCACCACTTACCATACCGCTTGCCTCGCTAACCAATCACGCACCGATCACGTCCGATGGGACGGCCCAGCACCGGTACAGCCGTACCCGAGAcgaacagcatcatcagcaacgAAAGAAACGCACAGGACCGCTACGTTTCCTCGCTGCCAGCTCGTTTCTGTCTTGGTTCAGTAAAAAATCCGACGACGAAAACACACCCGAGAGTCAGCTGATCACTATTATCAAACGATCGATTCTATCGATACAGAAGGAAGAATATCAAAAAGCGGAACAGATGCTACACTTAGCGCTAAAGATGGCACAAGAGTTACAGAGCAAGGATGGCATCACTTACATCTACGATATTATGGCAAATCTAGCGATGGAGGTGGGTGATTTCGCAAAGGCAGAGAAACTCTTCGTCAACGTCATGCAGCGCCTATTTTCGGACGGGTTTCTAGAGGATCACATCAAAATGCTTCACATAAGCTCCAAGATTGCACACCTGGCACAACTTCAAGGACATCTGGATAAAGCGGCCCAAGGATTCGAATGGACACTTGCGAAGCTGGAGGAAAAGCTGAAACAGCTCGGAGACAACAACGGCAAAGAGATCCGCGAACTGTGGGGCATCACGAAAAACTGGTACGCCCAGCTGCTGATGGACTGCAAGCGCTTTGCCGAGGCCAAACAAGCGTTCCTGCAGGCGTACGAGGCATACACCGAGATACACGGGAAGTTAACCGAGGAAGGGCTTACGATACTGAACAATCTCAGCGTAGCCTGCTCAAAC CTTGAAGATTACGCCTCTGCTGAACGGTTTCTGAAGGAGGCCATTTCACTCGCCGCCCAAATACCGGACCTTTCGGAAGCGGGTGTTTATAAAGCGAATTTAGGATTGCTTTACCTGCAGCAAGGCCTACTGCGGCAAGCTTCCGAGTTCTGCACGTTCGCCTGGCGCTATGGAACGCAACACAAACACGAAGAGACTGTGATACAGGCAAACTATTGTCTGGAACAAATTAAAGCGATGCAAAAATAG
- the LOC128303839 gene encoding WW domain-binding protein 11, protein MGRRSINTTKSGKYMNPTDQARKEARKKELKKNKKQRQMVRAAVLKGKDPAQLIEEMEKIDEMEFNVYQPSPLNEKVLKEKRKKLKETLDRVMRLYQADDPELWADLKRKEVDYEKRRNKRIQYYESVRHAEQVQVDDIPLPSATETPTPLSIPRIPMPPNVAPPSIVPPLRSVPPPAPLLKKPVENPIEPTEPVDDDDGIPGCPPGPPPDLFDMPELDYDLENFHAETQKSVKFYDDGDSKDNTEESDGGEKQVKQPNTVQQKMLALSGQNIDDFMKEMESVQKKKEQSHDHAPSLSSIPTPSAPPLPNPAPAPDAAMPKFMPMPSSIPMPAPPGSMQPLMIRPPPLRPPGLSGMPAGLRMPGRPGIPGGPPPGMPPRMGIRMPPGPPAGPPPKHIQQQRNMQLHQQAQQQQLLQQKDPKSATISAKPQIRNLSADVTRFVPSALRVKKDEVRKAKPPVRPVHDQHDARTVSADPSKPTKDDAYMQFMREMEDLL, encoded by the coding sequence ATGGGACGCCGTTCGATCAACACCACCAAGAGTGGTAAGTACATGAACCCGACGGACCAGGCCCGCAAGGAGGCGCGCAAGAAGGAgctgaagaaaaataaaaaacagcgACAAATGGTCCGGGCGGCCGTGCTCAAAGGCAAAGATCCGGCACAGCTAATCGAGGAGATGGAAAAGATCGACGAGATGGAGTTTAACGTGTACCAACCGTCACCGCTGAACGAGAAAGTGCTGAAGGAAAAGCGCAAGAAGTTAAAGGAAACGCTGGATCGCGTTATGCGTTTGTACCAAGCGGACGATCCGGAGCTGTGGGCGGATTTGAAGCGCAAGGAGGTTGATTACGAAAAGCGCCGTAACAAGCGCATCCAGTACTATGAAAGTGTGCGCCATGCGGAACAGGTACAGGTGGACGATATTCCGCTGCCATCCGCTACCGAAACACCCACCCCGCTTTCCATCCCGCGCATACCGATGCCACCGAATGTGGCTCCGCCCAGTATAGTTCCACCGTTAAGGAGTGTGCCACCACCGGCTCCGTTGCTGAAGAAACCGGTGGAAAATCCTATAGAACCAACTGAACCGGTGGATGACGATGACGGTATACCGGGTTGTCCGCCGGGTCCTCCGCCCGATCTGTTCGACATGCCCGAGCTGGATTACGATCTGGAGAACTTCCACGCGGAAACACAGAAAAGCGTCAAGTTCTACGATGATGGTGACTCGAAGGACAACACGGAAGAATCGGATGGTGGCGAGAAGCAGGTAAAGCAACCGAATACTGTGCAACAGAAGATGCTTGCCCTGTCCGGTCAAAACATTGACGATTTTAtgaaggaaatggaaagcgtacagaagaaaaaggagcaaTCACACGATCATGCACCATCTCTGTCCTCTATCCCGACACCTTCTGCTCCACCACTACCGAACCCGGCCCCTGCACCCGATGCAGCGATGCCCAAGTTCATGCCGATGCCATCGTCCATCCCGATGCCTGCACCTCCCGGGTCAATGCAACCTCTCATGATACGGCCACCACCTCTAAGGCCACCCGGTCTCTCCGGTATGCCAGCCGGACTACGTATGCCCGGACGACCCGGCATTCCGGGCGGACCACCGCCCGGCATGCCACCCCGGATGGGCATTCGCATGCCACCGGGACCACCGGCCGGACCACCACCCAAGCACATACAACAACAGCGCAACATGCAACTCCATCAGCAAgcccaacagcaacagttgTTGCAGCAGAAGGATCCAAAAAGTGCCACCATTTCGGCGAAACCGCAAATCCGTAACCTCAGTGCCGACGTTACGCGCTTCGTGCCCAGTGCGCTGCGTGTGAAAAAGGACGAAGTACGCAAGGCGAAACCACCGGTAAGGCCAGTGCACGATCAGCACGATGCGCGTACGGTTAGTGCTGACCCATCGAAACCAACGAAAGACGACGCCTATATGCAGTTTATGCGTGAGATGGAAGATTTGCTGTAA